GCGCTGCTCGTGCAGCACGACATCGACGAGCGAACCGCGACCGGCCGCGCCGCCACCGCGCTCGCCGAAGAATTGCGCACGCGGCTCGTCGACGTCGTGATCGCGACCTCCGCCGACGACGCGTGCGCGGTGGTCGTCGCCGATCCGGCGATCCAGTGCCTGCTGCTCAACTGGGAGCTCGGCAACGATCCGGCCCACGCGCCCGCGCAGGCCGTGCTCGACGCGATGCGCGCGCGCAATGCGACGGTGCCGGTGTTCCTGCTCGCGAGCCGCGCGAGCGCGGCCGCGATTCCGGTCGACGCGATGCGCAAGGCCGACGACTTCATCTGGATGCTGGAGGACACCACCGCGTTCATCGGCGGGCGGATCGTCGCCGCGATCGAACGCTACCGCGAAACGGTGCTGCCGCCGATGTTCCGCGCGCTCGCGCAGTTCTCGCGCGTGTACGAATACTCGTGGCACACGCCGGGCCACACGGGCGGCACCGCGTTCCTGAAGTCGCCGGTCGGGCGCGCCTACTTCGAATTCTTCGGCGAAGCGCTGTTTCGCTCGGACCTGTCGATCTCGGTCGGCGAACTCGGCTCGCTGCTCGACCACTCCGGCCCGATCGGCGACAGCGAGCGCTATGCGGCGCGCGTGTTCGGCGCGCATCGCACGTATCACGTGACGAACGGCTCGTCGATGTCGAACCGCGTGATCCTGATGGCGAGCGTCACGCGCAATCAGGTCGCGCTGTGCGACCGCAACTGCCACAAATCGGCCGAGCACGCGATGACGATGTCCGGCGCGATTCCGACCTACCTGATCCCGTCGCGCAACCACTACGGCATCATCGGCCCGATCATGCCCGAGCGGCTCACGGCCGCGGCCGTGCGGCTCGCGATCGACGCGAACCCGCTGGTGCGCGGCCGCGACGGCATCAGCCCGACGCCCGTGCACGCGCTGATCACGAACTCGACCTACGACGGGCTGTGCTACAACGTCGCGCGCGTCGAGGAGCTGCTCGGCCAGAGCGTCGACCGCCTGCATTTCGACGAAGCCTGGTACGGCTATGCGCGCTTCAACCCGATCTACCGCGATCGTTATGCGATGCACGGCGATCCGGCGCAGCACGACGCGAGCAAGCCGACGGTGTTCGCGACGCAATCGACGCACAAGCTGCTCGCGGCGCTGTCGCAGGCGTCGTTCATCCATATCCGCGACGGCCGCAATCCGATCGAGCACGCGCGCTTCAACGAGGCGTACATGATGCACGCGTCGACGTCGCCGAACTACGCGATCATCGCGTCGAACGACGTGAGCGCGGCGATGATGGACGGCCCCGGCGGCGAAGCGCTGACGACCGACGCGATCCGCGAGGCCGTGTCGTTTCGCCGGATGCTGGCGCGCCTGCATGCGGAATACGACGAGAACGACGACTGGTTCTTCGACGGCTGGCAGCCGGACACGGTCGTCGACCGCAAGACCGGGCGACGCGTGCCGTTCCACGAAGCGGACGAGACGCTGCTCGCGACCGATCCGTCGTGCTGGGTGCTGCATCCGGGCGACACGTGGCACGGCTTCGGCGCGATCGAGGACGACTACTGCATGCTCGACCCGATCAAGGTGTCGATCGTCACGCCGGGCGTCGCGCCGCACGGCGGGCTGATGCCGGTCGGCATTCCCGCGTCGGTGGTGACGGCCTATCTTGACCGGCAAGGGATCGTCGTCGAAAAGACGACCGACTTCACGATCCTGTTCCTGTTCTCGCTCGGCGTGACGAAGGGCAAGTGGGGCACGCTCGTCAACACGCTGCTCGACTTCAAGCGCGACTACGATGCGAACGCGCCGCTCGAGCAAGCGCTGCCGGAGCTCGTCGCGCGCTATCCGGAGCGTTACGGCAAGCTGGGGCTGCGCGAGCTGTGCGATCTGATGTTCGCCGCGATGAGCGACCTGAAGACGACCGAGATGATGTCGCGCGGCTTCTCGACGCTGCCGCAGCCGGACTACAGCCCGGCCGAGGCGTACGAGCATCTGGTTCACAACGACATCGAGATGCTCGAGCTGTCGGAGATGGCCGGCCGCACCGTCGCGACCGGCGTCGTGCCCTATCCGCCCGGCATTCCGCTGCTGATGCCGGGCGAGAACGCAGGGCCGGCCGACGGTCCGCTGCTCGGTTACCTGAAAGCGCTCGAACAGTTCGACCGGCGCTTCCCGGGCTTCACGCACGATACGCACGGCGTCGAAGTGGACGACGGCGTGTACCGCATCGCGTGCATCAGGCAGGCGGGCCGCGATAGCGCCGCGCGCTGAGCGAAGGCGGTGAGCAGCGACCGGCGTCACGGCCGGTCGCTAACGGCCCCGGCCGGGGCCGGGGGTGCCGGCCCGCTACGCGGGCAACTTGGCGACCCACGCGGCAAGCTGCGCTTCGCCTTCGTCGTCGAGCTTGCCGCTGAGTTCTCCATACCACTGCACGATCGCGTCGGCCGGCTGCGTGGCCTTCAGGATCTCGAGGCTGTTCTCGAGGAACGCGCCGAAGAACGGAATCCCGCGCATGTAGAGGAACGTCGAATCGGTGATGCGCACATGGCCGTACACGTCGCGCAGCCACCCGAGATGCGGCAGCGCCTCGCGCGCATGACCGCTTTGCATCAATGCCGAAATGAAGTTCGTGCGCGCGGCGACGTCGGACTGTTCGTGCGTCTCATGATTGATCTCGGCCGCCTTCTGCATCCACGCCTCGCCGCGCTCCACTTCGTCGCACATCACCGACGTCGTCGCGAGCTGCACCGCGTTGTGCGCACTCGGCTCATGGCCGAACAATTCGAGCCAGTAAGGGAATGCCTCCGCGTAGCGCTGCAGCGCCGAATACGACAGCGCGCACAGACGCGCCGCGTCGGCCAGCCGTTGCGCATGCGGCGCGGCAGCCGCGATCGCCGCTTCGTGCCGGCCGGCCTGATATGCCGCCAGCGCCGCGGCCAGTTCGGGGGCGATGTCGGGGCCGCGCTGTTCGTCCGCGTCGGCGTCCGACGGCTGCGTGCGTTGCGTAGACGATGCGGGCGGCGTGAGCAAGGCGGCCTCGTCGCGCGGTTTCTTCCCGAACAGCTTTCCCAGCAGACCCATGTCGTTGTCCTTGTCGTTATGGTGAAGGAATGGCGGCGCCGCATCCACGGCCGCCGCACGGCGACCGCCATCTTACGCGTGCGACGCGGTGGCGGAAACGGGCAACGGGAAAAGCGAAAAGGCGACCGCCGCGTGCAGCCGTCCAGGAGCGCCGCGACGCGTCACGCGCGCGGCGGCCGCACGCCGCGATCCATGCTGCGCCGGTACGCGGCGGGACTCGTCGCCGCGATGCGCCGGAAATGCCGGCGCAGCGACTCCTCCGACCCGAAGCCCGCGCGCGCCGCGACCTGCGCGAGCGGCAGCGCCGGATTCGCTTCGAGCAGATCCTTCGCGACGTTCACGCGCTCGCGGACCAGCCACGCGACCGGCGACATCCCGGTCGCGTCGGCGAACTGCCGCTGCAGCGTGCGCGGGCTCATCGCGGCCTGCGCGGCGAGTGACGCGAGCGTATGCGGCTCGGCCGCGTGCGCGCGCATCCAGTCGATCAGCCGGGCGAGCCGGTCGCTGCCGCCCGGCGCCACCGGGCGCGGCACGAACTGCGCCTGCCCGCCGTCGCGATGCGGCGGCAGCACGAGACGCTGCGCAACGCGATTGGCGATCGCGCCGCCGTGATCGCGGCGCACGAGATGCAGCAGCATGTCGAGCCCCGCCGCCGACCCGGCCGACGTGATGACCTGCCCTTCGTCGACGTACAGCGCGTCCGGATTCACGCGCAACGCCGGATAGCGCGCCTGCAGGCGCTCCGCGTAGCGCCAGTGGGTGGTCGCGGTCAGGCCGTCGAGCACGCCCGCCGCGGCCAGCACGAACACGCCGGAACAGATCGAGCAGAGGCGCGCACCGCGCCGGTGCGCGGCGCGCAGTTTCTTCACCAGCGGTTCGGGCGGCAGTTCGTCCGGATCGCGCCAGCCGGGGATCACGATCGTGTCCGCGCGGTCGAGCATCGCGAGCCGGTACGGCGCGGCGACCGTGATGCCGCCGGCCGCGCGCACGGGGCCCGGCTCGCTCGCGCACACCGCGAAGCGATACCAGCCGACGCCCAGCTCCGGGCGTTCGAGCGCGAACAGTTCGACCACGCAGCCGAATTCGAACGTGCAGAGGCGATCGTAGGCGAGCGCGACGACGAGATGGTTTTGCATGGCGTGATGTTACCGGAACTTGTCGATCGCGCCACTGCCGGAAAACCGGCGCGCACGCGATACTGGCCTCGTTGCGGCGCATTCCGCGCCGCCTGCTCAGGAGCGCATTTCATGTCATATGTCACCGACGTCCCGGCCGCCGACAGCGCAAGCGCCGCCACGCATTTCGAAGCGTCGCTGCGCTTCGAAACCGATTGCTGGGACGTTCACGACGCGCTCGCGTCCGGCGCGCCCGATTTCGTGCTGCTCGACGTCCGCGGCCCCGACCAGTTCGCCGCCGGCCACGTGCCCGGCGCCCGCAACCTGCCGCATCGCAAGATCGTCGCGGGCAAGCTCGCCGGCTACCCGGCCGATACGCTGTTCGTCGTGTACTGCGCCGGGCCGCACTGCAACGGCGCCGCCCGCGCCGCGATCCGCCTCGCGCGGCTCGGCCGGCCGGTCAAGCTGATGATCGGCGGCGTCACCGGCTGGCGCGACGAAGGTTTCGCGCTGAGCAACGATGCGCAAATGGAAACCGGTGCCATGCACTGATCGTCGCTAAAAACGCAACAATCAATTGCCGAAGGAAGGCCTGCACACGAACGGGAAAAGCGCGACAATCGGTCCCATTGCAGTCCGGATGGAGCAGCAACATGCAGACCGAAGTCCTGATTCAAGTCGCCGGCTCAGTCGCCGCGATCGCGCTCTACTTTCTCCCGGCGATCATCGCCGACCGGCGCCGCCGCCACGACAAGCTGACGGTCGCGCTGTTCAACGCGCTGTTCGCGTGGACCGGCATCGGCTGGCTGATGACCCTGTACTGGGCCTGCCAGCCGAATCCGCGGGCCGACGTCGCGCAGACGATCCTCGCGCAGCGCCGCGGCATCAGCATGCGCACCTTCTCGACCGGCCTCGTCGAACGCGTGCAGCGCCGCGTCGCCGCCCAGGAGGAATGGGCGCAGAAGCAGGGCTGCCGCTGAACCGCCTGTTCACGCCTGGCTCGCGATGCCGAAGTTCGGCATCCTGATGTTGGTCGACGCGCGGTAGTCCCACACGAGCCCGCTGGGCAGCTCGCCGCTGCTCGCATGTAACCACACGTCGAACGCCCCCGTCGTCACCGCCCGCGCGATCCGCTCGCCGGGACAGCCGTGCGGCCCCGCGCCGAAGCCGAAAGTCGGCGCAGGCGCGCGGCCGGGCAGCAGGCGATGCGGCTCGCGATGCACGGCCGGATCGCGGTTCGCCGCCGCGAGCACGACCAGGATCGCGTCGCCCGCGTCGACGGTCACGCCGTCCAGCGTCGTGCGCGCCGCGACGAAGCGGCGCGTGTTCTGCACCGGCGCGTCGAAGCGTGCGACTTCCGCGACGAACGCATCGAGCGCAGCGGCATCCGGAATCGCCCGCCCGCCGTCGGCGCTCGCGCGCGCCGACTCTTCCCATGCGATCAGCACGTTGCCGAGCCACGCGGCCGTCGCCTCGCACGTCTGCGACAGCAGCCCGACCAGATTCGCAATCAGCGCGCCGCCGGCCTGCCAGCCCGCGGCGCGCGCCGCATCCTGAACCGCCGCGACGAGCGACCCGTCCCGGGCGCGCGTGCGTGCGACCCGCTCCGTCATCCGTTCGAGCAAGCGCCGCGCAGCATCGCTTGCACGCGCCAGCGTCGCGTCGTCCGACAGCGGCGACAGCGGCGACAGCGCGGCGACGAACGCGACGACGAGCGCAGCGATGTCGTCGAGCTGTGCTTCATCGAAGCCGAGCAGATCGGCGACCGCGCAGACGGGCACCGTCAGGCACCATGCGTTCAATGCCTCGGCGTCGAGCGGCGCGCGCAGGCGGCGGCCGGCGAGCGACGCGGTCCGCTCGCGCAACGCGAGCGCGTCGACCGACGCGAGCGCCGCCTGCATCGCCCGTTTCGGCGCGTCGTGCCGCAGCGCGCCGTCGTTCATGCGGATCAGTTGGCCGAACAGCTCGCCCGCCGTCGTGCCGCGCAACGCGGGCGGCACCGGCGCGGCGAGCGGCCGGACCCGGCACGCGGGGTGGCCGAGCACCGCCGCCACGCTGGCCGCGCGGCTCGCGACCCACAGGCCGAGCGTGGCGTCGAACGCGAGCGGCGGCCCGTCGACGAGCGCCGCATAGTACGGATAGGGATCGCGGTGCGTAACCGCGGCAATCGGATCGGTCGGGTTCATGCACGCAGTATCGGCGCGCAGGCCGGCAGCATGTTTCGGGTCGACGTGAAATGTCGATGTGCGGGTGTGTGGGGGCTTCGAGGGCGCGCGGGCCGCGGGCCGCGGGCCGCGGGCCGCAGTGGCGCGGTGGCGCGTGGGCGCAGGGGCCGCGGCGGCGCGTGTGGGCGGGATAGGCCCGACAACCGCAATGCCGCTGTGAACCCGCCAGCACAATAGGCGCAGCGGCCGTACCGAACCGGCGCCCCGCTCCTGCGTCAGGCCGCCGAACGAAAGCGAAACGTTTGCATCCGCACGCGCACCCGGCCGGCCGAAATCGCGCGCGGCTCCGGCACGACCGTCTCGTGATGGAACATCTCCTGCCGGAAGTGCCCGCTGTCGTCGAACCACTGGCAAATCAGCCAGTCGGCGTCGTCAAACACGACCGGGCCTGCATAGATCACCGTCATGCGCGGCCCGCCGGTTTTCAACGTCACGACATCGCCGACGCGAAAGCGGCTGCGGTGATTTTCTCGGATTGTCATCGCTCTCTCGATTTTTATATATTCATTATTTCCGGCGCCCCGCCGGCCGATCATTCGGATATGCCGCAGATTAACAATCCGAAAAATAACCGGCAACTCCCGAAAACCGAAAAAATACCGGTCTTAAAATCGGGACAATACGTAAATCGGGTACGCCGGGCGCATGATTGGCGCCAATGCCGGCGCGGCTTGCGCGCCGACTCCCGCCAATCGGCCGGAATTCGCAGAGTAAACGATGTAATTGCCGCAGTCACCGAAGATTAAATCGACTGCGGCTTCGTTTGATAACGGTCAACCGGTATCCATCTGGAAAACGTTACCCCGATTTAGCCACGATCATTCTGCGAAACGGACCGGCGAATTGTCCCGCGCGGCGAACCAGCGATCGAGATCGCTGCCCGGCACCGCCTCTTGCGCGAAGGTAAACGTGCCGTCGCGCGCCATTTCCGTCGCCGCCCTCAGAAATGCGCCGAGCGCGGCCCGCGCCAGCGCGCTGCCCACGCTCACGCGCTTCACGCCGAGCGCCGCGAGCGCATCGACGCTGAGCGACACGCCCTGCAGCCCCATCACGACGTTGACCGGCGCATCGACCGCGTGCGTGAGCTCGGCGATCTCGCCGGGATCGGTCAGGCCCGGCGCGTACAGCACGTCGGCGCCCGCGTCGCGATAGGCGACGAGGCGCGCGATCGTGTCGGCCAGGTCGCGCCGGCCGTGCAGGTAGTTTTCGCAACGCGCGGTCAGCGTGAACGGGAACGGCAGCGCGCGCGCCGCGGTGACCGCCGCCGCGATGCGCTCGACCGCCGCGTCGTGCGGATAGATCGGCGCGTCGGGACGGCCCGTCGCGTCCTCGATCGAGCCGCCGACCGCGCCTGCCCCGGCGGCGAGCCGGATCGTCTCGGCGACCGTCTCCGGCGCGTCGCCGAAGCCGTTCTCGAGGTCGGCGCTCACCGGCAAGCCGCCTGCCGCGACGATCTCGGCGATGTGCGCCAGCATCGCGTCGCGGCCGACCGCGTTGTCCGGCAGGCCGCGCGCATAGGCATAGCCGGCGCTCGTCGTCGCCAGCGCGTGGAAGCCGGCCATCGCGAGCAGGCGCGCGGTGCCGGCGTCCCACGGATTCGGCAGGATGAACGCGCCGGGCTGCGCATGCAGCGCGCGGAATGCGTGCGCGTGGCGGGACTGAAGGTCAGGATGGGTCATCGAGGGCTCCGTCGGAATGGGGAAGCCCCAGCATACGCGCGCGGCGTGCGGCGACGATACGGCGTGCGTTGAAATGTGGGTGCGCGAAGCGGACGGGGACGGCCGGCGCTTCGCGATCCGTCAGACCACGTAGGCGCCCTTCGCGTGCAGTTCGGCTTCCGCGCGCTCGAGCGCGGCGATCGCGTCGCTGCCTTCGAGCGCCAGCAGCTGCGCGACGAGCGCTTCGGCGAGCGCGTGCGCGGCGACGAGCGACGGGAAGAACGACGGGCTGTCGTGCGTGAAGATCAGCTGCGCATCGGCGTGCAGCGCGATCGGCGACACCGCGCTGTCGGTGATCGCGACGATCCGGCTACCCTGCGCCCTCGCGGCCTGCGCGACGCGCGTGGCCTCCGCCGAGTACGGCGCGAAGCTGACGATCACGGTCGCGCTGTGCTTCGCGATCGAGCGCAGTTCCATTTCGAGCGAGCCGGCGACGCCGGCGAGCAGCGACACGGTCGGCCGGAACAGCCGGTAGCCGTACACGAGCCCGAACGCGACCGGATAGCACGAGCGGAATCCCGCGACGTGCACGTGCGACGCCTTGCGGATCAGCTTCGCCGCTTCGGCGAGCGCCTGCGCGTTCTGCGCGGCGGTCGCGGCGAGGTTGTGCTGCTGCGCGGCGAGCAGGTCGTGCGCGAGCGACGCCTTCGCGTCGGGCCGCACGAGCGAGCGCGCGCGTTGCGTCAGCGGCTCGGGGCGCGTGCGCACGCGCGCGACGCACAGGTCGCGCAACTCGTTCCAGCCGGGAAAACCGAATTGCTGCGCGAGCCGCACGAGCGACGCGGGCTGCACCTGCGCGCGCTGCGCGACCTTGCGCATCGACGACACGGCGACTTCGTCGGGATGATCGAGCAGAAATGCCGCGCCCGCCTGGAATTGCGGGCTCAGCTCGGAAAATTGCGCCCGGATCCGGGACGCGAGTTCGTCGAAATTGGCGGCCATCTTGGTGAGAACGGGAACCGGTCGCTCATGGTATCACCGGCCCCGCACGCACCCGTCAGCGCACCACGTCGATCCGGTCGGCGTCGACCTTCACGCGGCCCGACCACTTGCGCTCGAATTCGCCGGTCAGCTTCACTTCGCTCTTGTCGCTGACGGGCTGGCCGCCGGCCCACAGCTTGTCATCGATCTCGACGCGGATCGTGCCGGTCGCATCGGCGAATTCATAGTCCTCGCCGCCGACGTGCTTGACGATGCGGCCCTGCAGCTGCACGTGCTGATCGTCCTTGCCGTTCGCGAGCAGCTCCTTCACGGTGGTGGTCGTCAATGCGGACGGCCCCGTGTATTGCGCGTAGACGGCGGCCGGCAGCGCGGCGAGCGCGATCGTCAGGATTCTGGCCAGTTGCTTCATGATCTCGTTTCCTTTTCTTCGATGGTGCGCCGCGCCCGGATCGAGCGCGACGGCCAGAGCTTACGAAGCGTAAGATTAAGCGCACCTGAAGGCGCGAACCGCGCGACGCGGTCGTGGCGCCGGGCGCCGGCACTTAAGCACGACCTAAGATACGGGCGCTTATCATGGACACCCCGGGCGCATCGCGCCCTGCTGAAGAGATACCAATCCATGCGCGTACTGCTCGTCGAAGACGATCCGCTGATCGGCAGCGGGCTCGAACACGGTCTGAAGCAGGAAGGCTTCGCGGTCGACTGGGTGAAGGACGGCGACGCCGCATCGCTCGCGCTGCGCACCACCGGCTACGGCCTGCTGCTGCTCGACCTCGGCCTGCCCAACCGCGACGGCCTGTCGGTGCTCGCCGCGCTGCGCCGCCGCGACGAGACCCTGCCGGCGATCGTCATCACCGCGCGCGACGGCCTGTCCGACCGCATCGCCGGACTCGACAGCGGCGCGGACGATTACCTCGTGAAGCCGTTCGCGCTCGAGGAACTGCTCGCGCGCATCCGCGCGGTCAACCGGCGTCACGCCGGGCGCGCGCAGACCACGCTCGCGGTCGGCCCGCTGCGGCTCGATCCCGTCAAGCACCTCGTCTGGCTCGACGACGCCGAAGTGACGCTGTCGCCGAAGGAATTCGTGCTGCTGCACGAGCTGATGCGCGAGCCGGGCGCGGTGATTTCCCGCGAGCAGTTCGAGGAGCGCCTGTACAGCTGGGGCGAGGAAATCGAAAGCAACGCGGTGCAGGTGCACATCCACAACCTGCGCAAGAAGCTCGGTCACGACATGATCCGCACGGTGCGCGGCGTCGGCTACCGGATCGGTGACGCGGCATGACGAGCCTGCGGCGCGCGCTCATTCATGCGCTGGCGCGGCGCATCGCTGCGGCGGCGCCTGCTGTTCTGGTTGCTGCCCGCCGCCTGCGTGATCGGCCTGCTCGCGAGCGCGGGCACCTACTGGGGCGCGCTGCGCGAACTCGACGACCTGCTCGACGACCAGATGCGCAGCATGACGAAACAAATCGTCGTCGGCCCGAACGGCGAGCTGTCGTTCAGCGGCGACGCCCGCGGCAAGCACCGCTTCAAGGTCGACGATCCCGACGTGGTGCTGCTGCAGGTGTGGCGCAACGGCACGCTCGTCTATTCGACCGACCGCGATTCGACGCTGCCGCCGCCGGCGCAGGCCGGCATCGCGAGCATCGACGTCGCCGGCCAGTCGTGGCGCACCTACGTGACCGAACGCGGC
The sequence above is drawn from the Burkholderia ubonensis genome and encodes:
- a CDS encoding Orn/Lys/Arg decarboxylase N-terminal domain-containing protein, coding for MTASLTQPALRRLGMKALLVQHDIDERTATGRAATALAEELRTRLVDVVIATSADDACAVVVADPAIQCLLLNWELGNDPAHAPAQAVLDAMRARNATVPVFLLASRASAAAIPVDAMRKADDFIWMLEDTTAFIGGRIVAAIERYRETVLPPMFRALAQFSRVYEYSWHTPGHTGGTAFLKSPVGRAYFEFFGEALFRSDLSISVGELGSLLDHSGPIGDSERYAARVFGAHRTYHVTNGSSMSNRVILMASVTRNQVALCDRNCHKSAEHAMTMSGAIPTYLIPSRNHYGIIGPIMPERLTAAAVRLAIDANPLVRGRDGISPTPVHALITNSTYDGLCYNVARVEELLGQSVDRLHFDEAWYGYARFNPIYRDRYAMHGDPAQHDASKPTVFATQSTHKLLAALSQASFIHIRDGRNPIEHARFNEAYMMHASTSPNYAIIASNDVSAAMMDGPGGEALTTDAIREAVSFRRMLARLHAEYDENDDWFFDGWQPDTVVDRKTGRRVPFHEADETLLATDPSCWVLHPGDTWHGFGAIEDDYCMLDPIKVSIVTPGVAPHGGLMPVGIPASVVTAYLDRQGIVVEKTTDFTILFLFSLGVTKGKWGTLVNTLLDFKRDYDANAPLEQALPELVARYPERYGKLGLRELCDLMFAAMSDLKTTEMMSRGFSTLPQPDYSPAEAYEHLVHNDIEMLELSEMAGRTVATGVVPYPPGIPLLMPGENAGPADGPLLGYLKALEQFDRRFPGFTHDTHGVEVDDGVYRIACIRQAGRDSAAR
- the ftrA gene encoding transcriptional regulator FtrA translates to MQNHLVVALAYDRLCTFEFGCVVELFALERPELGVGWYRFAVCASEPGPVRAAGGITVAAPYRLAMLDRADTIVIPGWRDPDELPPEPLVKKLRAAHRRGARLCSICSGVFVLAAAGVLDGLTATTHWRYAERLQARYPALRVNPDALYVDEGQVITSAGSAAGLDMLLHLVRRDHGGAIANRVAQRLVLPPHRDGGQAQFVPRPVAPGGSDRLARLIDWMRAHAAEPHTLASLAAQAAMSPRTLQRQFADATGMSPVAWLVRERVNVAKDLLEANPALPLAQVAARAGFGSEESLRRHFRRIAATSPAAYRRSMDRGVRPPRA
- a CDS encoding rhodanese-like domain-containing protein; translated protein: MSYVTDVPAADSASAATHFEASLRFETDCWDVHDALASGAPDFVLLDVRGPDQFAAGHVPGARNLPHRKIVAGKLAGYPADTLFVVYCAGPHCNGAARAAIRLARLGRPVKLMIGGVTGWRDEGFALSNDAQMETGAMH
- a CDS encoding superinfection immunity protein, whose protein sequence is MQTEVLIQVAGSVAAIALYFLPAIIADRRRRHDKLTVALFNALFAWTGIGWLMTLYWACQPNPRADVAQTILAQRRGISMRTFSTGLVERVQRRVAAQEEWAQKQGCR
- a CDS encoding cytochrome P450; its protein translation is MNPTDPIAAVTHRDPYPYYAALVDGPPLAFDATLGLWVASRAASVAAVLGHPACRVRPLAAPVPPALRGTTAGELFGQLIRMNDGALRHDAPKRAMQAALASVDALALRERTASLAGRRLRAPLDAEALNAWCLTVPVCAVADLLGFDEAQLDDIAALVVAFVAALSPLSPLSDDATLARASDAARRLLERMTERVARTRARDGSLVAAVQDAARAAGWQAGGALIANLVGLLSQTCEATAAWLGNVLIAWEESARASADGGRAIPDAAALDAFVAEVARFDAPVQNTRRFVAARTTLDGVTVDAGDAILVVLAAANRDPAVHREPHRLLPGRAPAPTFGFGAGPHGCPGERIARAVTTGAFDVWLHASSGELPSGLVWDYRASTNIRMPNFGIASQA
- a CDS encoding YodC family protein; this encodes MTIRENHRSRFRVGDVVTLKTGGPRMTVIYAGPVVFDDADWLICQWFDDSGHFRQEMFHHETVVPEPRAISAGRVRVRMQTFRFRSAA
- a CDS encoding isocitrate lyase/PEP mutase family protein; the encoded protein is MTHPDLQSRHAHAFRALHAQPGAFILPNPWDAGTARLLAMAGFHALATTSAGYAYARGLPDNAVGRDAMLAHIAEIVAAGGLPVSADLENGFGDAPETVAETIRLAAGAGAVGGSIEDATGRPDAPIYPHDAAVERIAAAVTAARALPFPFTLTARCENYLHGRRDLADTIARLVAYRDAGADVLYAPGLTDPGEIAELTHAVDAPVNVVMGLQGVSLSVDALAALGVKRVSVGSALARAALGAFLRAATEMARDGTFTFAQEAVPGSDLDRWFAARDNSPVRFAE
- a CDS encoding MurR/RpiR family transcriptional regulator, encoding MAANFDELASRIRAQFSELSPQFQAGAAFLLDHPDEVAVSSMRKVAQRAQVQPASLVRLAQQFGFPGWNELRDLCVARVRTRPEPLTQRARSLVRPDAKASLAHDLLAAQQHNLAATAAQNAQALAEAAKLIRKASHVHVAGFRSCYPVAFGLVYGYRLFRPTVSLLAGVAGSLEMELRSIAKHSATVIVSFAPYSAEATRVAQAARAQGSRIVAITDSAVSPIALHADAQLIFTHDSPSFFPSLVAAHALAEALVAQLLALEGSDAIAALERAEAELHAKGAYVV
- a CDS encoding YgiW/YdeI family stress tolerance OB fold protein — translated: MKQLARILTIALAALPAAVYAQYTGPSALTTTTVKELLANGKDDQHVQLQGRIVKHVGGEDYEFADATGTIRVEIDDKLWAGGQPVSDKSEVKLTGEFERKWSGRVKVDADRIDVVR
- a CDS encoding response regulator; translated protein: MRVLLVEDDPLIGSGLEHGLKQEGFAVDWVKDGDAASLALRTTGYGLLLLDLGLPNRDGLSVLAALRRRDETLPAIVITARDGLSDRIAGLDSGADDYLVKPFALEELLARIRAVNRRHAGRAQTTLAVGPLRLDPVKHLVWLDDAEVTLSPKEFVLLHELMREPGAVISREQFEERLYSWGEEIESNAVQVHIHNLRKKLGHDMIRTVRGVGYRIGDAA